The following nucleotide sequence is from Mycobacterium sp. Z3061.
CGCGCCCAGGCCGACGAATTCAGTGGACGCCGTAGCGCGACACTCGTCGGCGGTGGCACTGCCTCGGTGGATCAGGCGGCGTTCTTCAACGCCGTCCTCGTCCGTTACCCGGATCTGCTCGACACGTATCTGACCCAGGGCGGTCTGTGCCACCCGGCCGACAACTTCGGAGCCATCCTCGCCGTCGCTGAGCATCTCGAGGCCTCGGGTGCGAATTTCCTTCTCGCCCTTGCGGTTGCCTACGAAGTGCAGTGCCGGTTCAGCGCGGCAGTGCCGGTGATGGCGCATGGCCTCAACCATGCGCTGCAACTGGCGATGTCGGTTGCGGCAGGCTCGGCGAAGCTCATGGGCCTGGACGCCGGCCGGACCGCCGCCGCCATCTCGGCCGCCACGGCCGATAACGTCTCGCTCGCCGCGGTGCACGCCGAACCGGTCTCCAACTGGAAAGGAATCTCGCCGGCCGTCACCGGTATGCGCGCGGTCTACGCCACCATGCTGGCGAGCCGCGGTATCACCGGGCCCCGGACGCTGTTCGAGGGCCCGCACGGACTGGCCCAGCTCTTCGATCAGCCCATCGATTTCGACATCGGCACAACAGAACTCACCGCGGCCGAACACACCTACCTCAAGCGGTACTGTGCGCTGATCCATGGGCAGGTGATCATCGACGCCGTTCTGGGGCTGCGCGATGCGCACGGACTACGCGGCCGGGACGTCGCCTCGGTGACGCTGGAAGTTTTCCAGGGCGCGTTCGACTTCGCCGGTGGCGGTGCATACGGAAACAAGGACCATCCGTCGACGAAAGAGCAAGCGGACTACAACCTCAGGTATCTGACCGCGGTCGCGCTGCTCGACGGTGATGTCGGCCCGGAACAGCTTGAGAATGACCGGGTTCGGCGCTCCGACGTACAGGATCTGTTGACCCGGGTCGTCGTCGAACCGGCCGCGGACCTCACCGCGGCCTACCCCGATCGCACGGCCGCCCGGGTACGGGTCGTGACGCAGGACGGGCGAAGCTTGAGCCGCGAGCAATCCGATTACGAGGGCTCGCCCACCCACCCGATGTCGTGGGACCGCGTCGTCGAGAAGTTTCACTGGCTGGCCGAGCCGTTCTGCGGTGCAGGGCTGTGCGGCGAGATCATCGATGCGGTCCGGCGGATCGACGAGATTGCCGTTCGCGATCTCACCGCGCTGCTAGGTGCCGTCAGCCCGACGGCCAGCCGGACGCGCAGCGCCCGGCGGTCGTGACGAACGCCGACACCGGCGCCGCCTTGCGCGTTTTGCCGCTGGCGTTGAATGATCGGCGTCAAACTCGCCGAAGGAGCGCACGTGGGGAAAAGCAGGAATCGCGCCGTCAACCGGTGGGAATTGGTCACCTGCGCGGTGACGGGCCACGCCACGTATGCTCCGGACGACGAGCAGCTGGCCGCGCGTCTGCACGCCAAGACCGAGCTCGGTGAGGTGTGGCGTTGTCTGCGCTGCGGCGACTTCGCGCTGGGCGAACCGCACGGCCGCGGCCATCCCGAAGATGCACCGATGATCATGCGGGGCAAGGCTTTACGTCAGGCCATTATCATCCGCGCGCTGGCCGTGGAGCGGCTCGGGCGGGCAGTCGTGCTGGGTCTGGCCGCGTGGGCGGTGTGGACCTTCCGCGGTGCGCGGGGCGCCATTCAGGCCACCCTCGATCGCGACCTGCCGGTCTTTCGCGCCGCCGGTTTCAAAGTCGACCAGATGTCGGCGATCCATGAACTGGAGAAGGCGCTGGCGGCCAAACCGTCCACCCTCACCCTGATCACCTGCCTGCTCGCCGCCTACGCCGTGCTGCAGATCGTCGAAGGCGTCGGCCTATGGCTGATGAAACGCTGGGGTGAGTACTTCGCGGTGGTGGCGACCTCGGTGTTTCTGCCGCTGGAGATTCATGACCTGCTCAAGGGCATCACCACGACGCGGGTGGCGACTCTGACGATCAACATCGCCGCGGTGCTCTATCTGCTGATCTCCAAGCGGCTGTTCGGGTTACGGGGCGGCCGCAAAGCCTACGAAGAGGAGCGGCAGGGCGAACAACTGCTCGATCTGGAACGCGCGGCGATGACGGCGGAATGAGTGGGCACCTACGCGATCACCGGATCCGCGTCCGGCATGGGGCAGGCAACGGCCGCGCGACTCCGCGGCCAGGGTCACCGGGTCATCGGTGTGGACCTCAAGGACGCTGAGGTCAGTGCGGATCTCTCGACGGCGCAGGGTCGCAAACAGGCTGCTCAGGGTGTGCTGGAAGCATCCGGCGGAACACTCGACGGCGCCGTCATGGCAGCGGGGTTGGGGCCGAATCCCGGGCGGGACCGGCCCCGCCTGATCGCAGAAGTCAATTTCCTCGGCGTCGTAGACCTGCTGCAAGCCTGGCGACCCGCCCTGGCCGCCGCCGAACGCGCGAAAGTTGTGGTGGTGGCCAGTAACTCCACCACCACGGTCCCGCTGGTCCCGCGGCGGGCTGTGCGCGCCCTGCTTGCCCATGATGCCGAGAAGGCGGTGCGTGCGGTGCAGCCGTTCGGGAAGGTGGCGCCGGTGATGATGTACGCCGCCTCGAAAATCGCTGTCAGCCGGTGGGTTAGGCGGCATGCCGTGCGGCGCGAGTGGGCAGGATCTGGCGTGCGCCTGAACGCGCTGGCTCCCGGGGCCATCATGACGCCGCTACTGCAACAGCAACTTTCGACCCCGGCGGAGGCCAAAAGGGTCAGGTCGTTCCCGGTTCCGATCGGGGGCTTCGGAGACGTCGCGCACATCGCCGACTGGATCTGCTTCATGGTGTCGGATTCCGCCGACTTCCTCTGCGGCAGCGTGGTGTTCGTCGACGGCGGCTCGGACGCCTATTTCCGTGCCGACGACTGGCCCAGGCCCGTGCCCGCCCGACGACTGCTCAGCTATCTCTACCGGTTCCGGAAAGGACCGGCAGCAGTGTGACCTGGGCAATTATGCGGCTGACTTGACTTGAGTTTAGTCAGCATCGGATGATGCCAAGTATGAGCGAAACCGCGTGCGCTGCCGAGCGCGAGCAAGGCGAGCGAAACCGGACAATCGAGTGGTCGGATCCCCTGCGCGCGGCGCAGGCGGCACGCAGCCGCAGCGGCCTGGAGTTTCTGCAGGCCATGGTGGACGGAGAGATACCGCCGCCGCCCGTCATGAGCACCATCGGTGGCCGGCTGGAGTCCGTTTCGGCGGGCATGGCGGTCTTCACCCTGACCCCGGCCGAGTTCCACTACAACCCGATCGGGTCGGTGCACGGTGGAATGTACTGCACGCTGCTGGACTCGGCGGCCGCGTGTGCCGTGCACAGCATGCTGCCCGCCGGGGTGGGCTACACCAGCCTGGATCTGTCGGTGCGGTTCATCGGTGCGATGAGTGTCGAGACCGGGCCGGTCCGGTGTACCGGCACGGTGACGCATCTGGGCCGGCGTACCGCGCTGGCCGAGGCGAAGCTGACCAGCGGCACCGGCAAATTGCTGGCCACCGCCACCAGTAACTGCCTGATCCTGAATGCCTGACAGCGAGACGTCATGAAGTTGTCGGGACGCCTTGCCGATCGGGAAGGGTGGACGGCCGCCGACTGGTGCCCCATGGAATACGCGCTGCGGCTGATCGGCACTCATTCGGCCATGGTGCTGCTGCGCGAAGCCTTCTGGGGTGGGCGACGTTTCGACGACCTGGCGCGTCGGGCCGGAGTCACCGAACAGATTGCGGCGAAGCGTTTGCGCCAGCTGGTCGAGGCGGGTTTGCTGGACAAGCAGCCTTACCAGGAAGCCGGCCAGCGCACGCGTTACGAGTATGTGCTCACCGATCGGGGCCGCGAGCTGTTCCCGGTGCTGATCAGCCTGATCGAATTCGGCCGGCTGCTGCAGGTAGAGCCGGGCACGGAATTGATCCACGAGGGCTGCGGCGAATCCGTGGTGCCGCAGGTTCGATGCACCGCCGGGCACGAAGTTTCGTTCTCCGACGTGATGATTCGGAAAAAGAAGCGCCGACCGGAAACACTGTGACGCCGGCGATGCCCCGGCGCCCAGTGTGCCGGATCGCACAGCCCACACGCGCCCCGCTTTCCCCGTTGTTCACCGTGCCGCGGTGCACGCTTAAAGGGAAGCCGCTGATATGGCACCAAGCGACCTGACGACGTCGCACCGATGAAGGACCGAGACCGTGACAGCACTGCAGAACTGGATCAACCAGAGCCCCGGTGGCGCTGGGATCGCCGCGCCCGTGAAGGCGCGGGCCTGCCGCGCGCTGTATGCCATGCGGCGAGGACGGCCACGACCGGCGGTTACCGGCCCCAACCTGATGCGGCGCGGCGACGAGCGCTGCTGAGGCACATCAGCCCGCCTGCGCCTGCTTGCGCCGTGCTCGGGACGCCCGGAGATTTGCCGCGTTTCCGCACGTTTTCACGTCATGCCACACGCCGCTGTTGTTTTTCGAGCGGTCGTAGAACGTAGACGTGCAGTGGGGGTTGCGGCACTGCTTGATCCGCCGCCAGCTGCCGGCCAGCTGACTGAGCAGGATCTCCGTCCAGAGCGCCGAAGCGTACCAACGCCAACCGGTGCCAACCGGTT
It contains:
- a CDS encoding MmgE/PrpD family protein translates to MAPNYFLDDLAGFVVRAQHPDLAGAARATLKRNVLDSIACAVGALDGELVPAVRAQADEFSGRRSATLVGGGTASVDQAAFFNAVLVRYPDLLDTYLTQGGLCHPADNFGAILAVAEHLEASGANFLLALAVAYEVQCRFSAAVPVMAHGLNHALQLAMSVAAGSAKLMGLDAGRTAAAISAATADNVSLAAVHAEPVSNWKGISPAVTGMRAVYATMLASRGITGPRTLFEGPHGLAQLFDQPIDFDIGTTELTAAEHTYLKRYCALIHGQVIIDAVLGLRDAHGLRGRDVASVTLEVFQGAFDFAGGGAYGNKDHPSTKEQADYNLRYLTAVALLDGDVGPEQLENDRVRRSDVQDLLTRVVVEPAADLTAAYPDRTAARVRVVTQDGRSLSREQSDYEGSPTHPMSWDRVVEKFHWLAEPFCGAGLCGEIIDAVRRIDEIAVRDLTALLGAVSPTASRTRSARRS
- a CDS encoding DUF2127 domain-containing protein, which encodes MGKSRNRAVNRWELVTCAVTGHATYAPDDEQLAARLHAKTELGEVWRCLRCGDFALGEPHGRGHPEDAPMIMRGKALRQAIIIRALAVERLGRAVVLGLAAWAVWTFRGARGAIQATLDRDLPVFRAAGFKVDQMSAIHELEKALAAKPSTLTLITCLLAAYAVLQIVEGVGLWLMKRWGEYFAVVATSVFLPLEIHDLLKGITTTRVATLTINIAAVLYLLISKRLFGLRGGRKAYEEERQGEQLLDLERAAMTAE
- a CDS encoding SDR family oxidoreductase is translated as MGTYAITGSASGMGQATAARLRGQGHRVIGVDLKDAEVSADLSTAQGRKQAAQGVLEASGGTLDGAVMAAGLGPNPGRDRPRLIAEVNFLGVVDLLQAWRPALAAAERAKVVVVASNSTTTVPLVPRRAVRALLAHDAEKAVRAVQPFGKVAPVMMYAASKIAVSRWVRRHAVRREWAGSGVRLNALAPGAIMTPLLQQQLSTPAEAKRVRSFPVPIGGFGDVAHIADWICFMVSDSADFLCGSVVFVDGGSDAYFRADDWPRPVPARRLLSYLYRFRKGPAAV
- a CDS encoding PaaI family thioesterase gives rise to the protein MSETACAAEREQGERNRTIEWSDPLRAAQAARSRSGLEFLQAMVDGEIPPPPVMSTIGGRLESVSAGMAVFTLTPAEFHYNPIGSVHGGMYCTLLDSAAACAVHSMLPAGVGYTSLDLSVRFIGAMSVETGPVRCTGTVTHLGRRTALAEAKLTSGTGKLLATATSNCLILNA
- a CDS encoding helix-turn-helix domain-containing protein; the encoded protein is MEYALRLIGTHSAMVLLREAFWGGRRFDDLARRAGVTEQIAAKRLRQLVEAGLLDKQPYQEAGQRTRYEYVLTDRGRELFPVLISLIEFGRLLQVEPGTELIHEGCGESVVPQVRCTAGHEVSFSDVMIRKKKRRPETL